In one window of Gammaproteobacteria bacterium DNA:
- the rny gene encoding ribonuclease Y produces MDPQSILLAAVVMALGSAAGYLLGRGIERTRQKKERAAARDDASRIIARANDEADTTLKAAALQGKEEVYRLRESWQSEEARRREEVKTLERRIGQRSDSLDRKFDRLNERETRLEEGKGALEEREKTLQRRNGELDRRFEEVEASERSVQSTLESLAGLSADEARGLLMKNLEDEARARAASTVRAIEAEAKRTGEREARKIIAQAIQRMAAEQTAEMTVSVVQLPSDEMKGRIIGREGRNIRAFEQATGIDVIIDDTPEAVILSGFNPIRREVARVALGKLVEDGRIHPARIEDLVKKSEKSVKRTMLAAAEEVLYELGIHDVHPKIVQALGHLRFRTSYGQNQLLHSKEVALLAGGMAAEMGLDVQIAKRAGLLHDVGKGMTHDQEGTHVELGYALCERYREPDQVLNAIRAHHDEEPHRYAETFLVTAADAISGSRPGARREMFDSYVKRLEKIENTVLEYPGVERCFAIQAGREVRVMVEPERVSDDETNALSENIARRFEEELRYPGQIKIVVIRETRAVGFAR; encoded by the coding sequence ATGGACCCGCAAAGCATTCTGCTTGCGGCGGTCGTGATGGCGCTCGGCTCCGCAGCCGGATATTTGCTGGGACGGGGCATCGAGCGCACCAGGCAGAAAAAGGAACGCGCCGCCGCCCGCGACGATGCGTCACGCATCATCGCCCGCGCCAACGACGAAGCCGACACCACCCTCAAAGCCGCCGCCCTACAGGGCAAGGAAGAGGTCTACCGGCTGCGCGAGTCCTGGCAGTCCGAGGAGGCTCGGCGCCGGGAAGAGGTCAAGACGCTTGAGCGGCGCATCGGCCAACGATCGGATTCCCTGGATCGCAAGTTCGACCGCCTGAACGAGCGCGAGACCCGCCTGGAGGAGGGCAAGGGGGCGCTGGAAGAGCGGGAGAAGACGCTCCAGCGCCGCAACGGCGAGCTGGACCGGAGGTTCGAGGAAGTCGAAGCCTCCGAGCGGTCGGTGCAGAGTACGCTCGAGTCGCTGGCCGGCCTCTCCGCCGACGAAGCCCGCGGCCTCCTGATGAAGAACCTGGAGGACGAGGCCCGCGCCAGGGCCGCCAGCACCGTTCGCGCCATCGAGGCCGAGGCGAAGCGCACGGGTGAGCGCGAGGCGCGCAAGATCATCGCCCAGGCGATCCAGCGCATGGCGGCGGAGCAGACCGCCGAGATGACGGTGTCCGTCGTGCAACTGCCCTCCGACGAGATGAAGGGCCGCATCATCGGGCGCGAGGGCCGAAACATCCGCGCCTTCGAGCAGGCCACGGGCATCGACGTCATCATCGACGACACCCCCGAAGCGGTCATCCTCTCGGGGTTCAACCCCATCCGCCGGGAGGTGGCCCGGGTCGCCCTCGGCAAGCTCGTCGAGGATGGCCGGATCCATCCCGCCCGCATCGAGGACCTGGTCAAGAAGAGCGAGAAGTCGGTCAAGCGGACGATGCTCGCAGCCGCGGAGGAAGTGCTCTACGAGCTGGGGATCCACGACGTGCACCCCAAGATCGTTCAGGCGCTCGGTCACCTCCGCTTCCGCACCTCCTACGGTCAGAACCAGCTGCTGCACTCGAAGGAGGTGGCGCTGCTGGCCGGAGGCATGGCCGCGGAAATGGGGCTCGATGTGCAGATCGCCAAGCGGGCCGGGCTTCTGCACGATGTGGGGAAGGGGATGACTCACGACCAGGAAGGGACCCATGTGGAGCTGGGATACGCGCTCTGCGAGAGGTATCGGGAGCCGGATCAGGTCCTGAACGCGATCCGCGCGCACCATGACGAGGAGCCGCACCGCTACGCGGAGACGTTCCTGGTGACGGCGGCGGACGCGATCTCGGGGTCCCGTCCCGGGGCGCGCCGGGAGATGTTCGACAGCTACGTCAAGAGGTTGGAGAAGATCGAGAACACGGTCCTCGAATATCCCGGAGTGGAGCGCTGCTTCGCGATCCAGGCGGGACGGGAGGTGCGGGTCATGGTGGAGCCGGAGCGGGTCTCCGACGACGAAACGAACGCGCTCTCGGAGAACATCGCGCGCCGTTTCGAGGAGGAACTGCGCTATCCCGGTCAGATAAAGATCGTGGTGATTCGCGAAACCCGCGCCGTGGGGTTCGCCCGATGA
- a CDS encoding bifunctional 5,10-methylene-tetrahydrofolate dehydrogenase/5,10-methylene-tetrahydrofolate cyclohydrolase: MSAAIISGTEIAGAIREELRARVAVLKERDGLVPGLATVLVGDDPASHSYVRMKNRAARAAGIHSRQITLPGATPEAELLGLLDGLNADPAIHGILVQLPLPDQIRDQVVLDRILPGKDVDGFHPVNVGRLATGAPDVLAPCTPAGVIQMLLRSGVDPSGRHAVIVGRSNIVGKPMASLLMRKAPGGNATVTVAHSRTADLGAVTRLGEILIVAIGRPGTVTGEMVRPGATVIDVGTNRVDDSTRERGYRITGDVVFDEVREVAGAISPVPGGVGPMTIAMLLSNTVDAAVRLHADEGRG; encoded by the coding sequence ATGAGCGCCGCCATCATCTCGGGAACGGAGATCGCGGGTGCGATCCGCGAGGAACTTCGGGCGCGGGTCGCCGTCCTGAAGGAACGGGACGGGCTGGTGCCCGGGCTCGCGACCGTGCTGGTGGGGGACGACCCGGCGAGCCACAGCTATGTGCGGATGAAGAACCGCGCCGCGCGCGCCGCCGGGATCCATTCCCGCCAGATCACCCTGCCTGGCGCGACCCCCGAGGCCGAACTGCTGGGACTGCTCGACGGGCTCAACGCCGACCCCGCGATTCACGGCATCCTCGTGCAGCTTCCCCTGCCGGACCAGATTCGCGACCAGGTGGTGCTCGACCGGATTCTGCCCGGGAAGGACGTGGACGGCTTCCACCCGGTCAACGTGGGCCGACTCGCCACCGGCGCCCCCGACGTGCTGGCCCCGTGCACGCCTGCCGGGGTGATCCAGATGCTGCTGCGCTCGGGCGTCGATCCCTCGGGCAGGCACGCGGTGATCGTGGGGCGCTCCAACATCGTGGGGAAGCCGATGGCGTCGCTGCTCATGCGCAAGGCGCCCGGGGGGAACGCCACGGTCACCGTCGCCCACAGCCGCACCGCCGACCTGGGTGCCGTGACCCGGCTCGGCGAGATCTTGATCGTGGCCATCGGGCGTCCCGGAACCGTCACCGGCGAGATGGTGCGCCCCGGGGCCACCGTGATCGACGTGGGCACCAACCGGGTGGACGATTCGACCCGCGAGCGGGGATACCGCATCACGGGCGACGTGGTCTTCGACGAGGTCAGGGAGGTCGCGGGCGCGATCTCGCCGGTTCCCGGAGGGGTCGGCCCGATGACCATCGCGATGCTGCTCTCCAACACGGTCGACGCCGCCGTGCGGCTGCACGCGGACGAAGGCCGGGGCTGA
- the xseA gene encoding exodeoxyribonuclease VII large subunit: MAAQDGPLDLFRYAAGGEQSGPAAGAPVEASARASGKRGGEAEPWTVAQVNRRARFLLEQGMSALWVAGEVGNWRRVAAGHRYFTLKDETAHIGAVMFASDARRLPADPEDGTRVRAFGSVTLYEARGRYQLRVRRLTAEDGEGLWRRAFEQVRRKLAAEGLMDPARRRALPACPACVGVVTSATGAALHDILSVIGARAPWTRVLLRSARVQGEGAADDVARAVDEIGRSGQADVVLVARGGGSLEDLWAFNREEVARAIAACPVPVVSAVGHEVDVTIADLVADLRAPTPSAGAEAVVPDRAVLARRLADLRPRLSTGLRRSVHRNRNRLESRAGRLRRGIDGVIEPRTAQVFGRSRRMAAAMRARLGSRRARMESASGRLDALSPLATLSRGYAVPLDRSGRVLRNVAGFPRGSSFDLRVVDGRVGCRVTGTRPDERAVGGTGGKEITDPERL; this comes from the coding sequence ATGGCCGCGCAGGACGGGCCGCTCGACCTCTTCCGGTACGCTGCGGGCGGGGAGCAGTCGGGCCCGGCCGCGGGCGCCCCGGTGGAAGCGTCGGCCCGGGCTTCCGGGAAGCGCGGCGGAGAGGCCGAGCCCTGGACGGTCGCGCAGGTGAACCGCCGGGCGCGGTTTCTGCTCGAACAGGGCATGTCGGCCCTCTGGGTGGCCGGTGAGGTCGGCAACTGGCGTCGGGTCGCCGCGGGGCACCGGTACTTCACGCTCAAGGACGAGACCGCGCATATCGGCGCGGTCATGTTCGCCAGCGACGCCCGCCGGCTGCCGGCCGATCCGGAGGACGGCACCCGGGTGCGGGCGTTCGGCTCGGTGACCCTCTACGAAGCGCGCGGACGGTACCAGTTGCGCGTGCGCCGGCTGACGGCCGAGGACGGTGAGGGGCTGTGGCGCCGGGCCTTCGAACAGGTGCGGCGCAAGCTGGCGGCGGAGGGGCTGATGGACCCCGCGCGCAGGCGCGCGCTGCCGGCGTGCCCGGCCTGCGTGGGCGTGGTGACCTCCGCCACGGGGGCCGCCCTCCACGACATCCTGTCGGTGATCGGGGCGCGGGCTCCCTGGACGCGTGTGCTGCTGAGGAGCGCCCGCGTCCAGGGGGAGGGCGCCGCGGACGACGTGGCGCGGGCCGTTGACGAGATCGGCCGCAGCGGACAGGCGGACGTCGTCCTGGTGGCGCGGGGCGGGGGTTCGCTCGAAGACCTGTGGGCGTTCAACCGCGAGGAGGTCGCCCGCGCCATCGCCGCCTGCCCGGTACCCGTGGTCTCCGCCGTGGGCCACGAAGTGGATGTCACCATCGCGGATCTGGTGGCCGACCTGCGCGCCCCCACCCCCTCGGCGGGCGCGGAGGCGGTGGTCCCCGACCGCGCGGTGTTGGCTCGGCGGCTGGCCGACCTGCGGCCGCGCCTTTCCACCGGCCTTCGGCGCTCCGTGCACCGCAACCGCAACCGCCTGGAGTCCCGCGCCGGCCGGCTCCGCCGGGGAATCGACGGCGTCATCGAGCCGCGGACCGCCCAGGTGTTCGGCCGCAGTCGGCGGATGGCGGCGGCGATGCGCGCCCGCCTCGGCTCCCGGCGTGCCCGGATGGAGAGCGCTTCCGGGCGCCTGGACGCGTTATCACCCCTTGCCACCCTCAGCCGGGGGTACGCGGTGCCGCTCGACCGCTCGGGCCGGGTGCTCAGGAACGTCGCAGGATTCCCTCGGGGATCCTCCTTCGACCTGCGGGTGGTGGACGGCCGCGTCGGATGCCGTGTGACCGGGACTCGTCCCGACGAGCGTGCCGTGGGGGGCACCGGTGGAAAGGAAATCACCGATCCGGAGCGGCTCTGA
- the xseB gene encoding exodeoxyribonuclease VII small subunit, translating into MDGRARALGDPASSSRDAGDPQPLSVEERLRRLDDIVAALDAEDVELEQSLALFEEGIRHVRAAERLLSAAELRVEELIEGEARRREDAG; encoded by the coding sequence ATGGATGGGCGCGCCCGTGCTTTGGGAGACCCGGCGTCGTCGAGCCGGGATGCCGGCGATCCCCAGCCGTTGTCGGTGGAGGAACGACTGCGGCGTCTCGACGACATCGTTGCCGCCCTCGACGCCGAAGATGTCGAGCTGGAGCAGAGCCTCGCGCTCTTCGAGGAAGGAATCCGGCACGTTCGCGCGGCGGAACGGCTGCTGTCCGCGGCCGAGCTTCGCGTGGAGGAGCTGATCGAGGGCGAAGCCCGCCGGCGGGAAGACGCCGGGTGA
- a CDS encoding polyprenyl synthetase family protein: MSGTPASREMPGPSGDFDLTSFLDEQGKRVGLALERALAALTPRVSPSLGPVLRHGLLTDGKRVRPILCVAAYAACGGEVEESCYDLAASIEMIHAYSLMHDDLPCMDDAELRRGSPTPHRVFGARSTARAAATLIPGAALQAWRASLELGCPDEVAREIVRTLARAAGAGGMVGGQALDLESEGRTLSPDQLDRLHALKTGALLAAAPRIGGLAAGAGTRRIESLDRYGRALGLAFQIADDILDATSSADQLGKHPSDQALSKSTYVGLYGLDRARGRALRQVSLANRALADAGLDSRPMAAIAGYVVHRSR; this comes from the coding sequence GTGAGCGGGACCCCCGCTTCGCGGGAGATGCCGGGGCCGAGCGGCGACTTCGATCTGACATCCTTCCTGGACGAGCAGGGGAAGCGGGTAGGGCTGGCTCTGGAGCGAGCCTTGGCCGCTCTGACCCCACGCGTCAGTCCTTCCCTCGGTCCGGTGTTGCGGCATGGGCTGCTTACCGACGGCAAGCGGGTCCGGCCCATCCTGTGCGTCGCGGCATACGCGGCCTGCGGCGGCGAAGTCGAGGAGAGCTGCTACGATCTGGCCGCCTCCATCGAGATGATCCACGCCTACTCCCTCATGCACGACGACCTCCCGTGCATGGACGACGCCGAACTGCGCAGGGGATCTCCCACCCCCCACCGCGTGTTCGGGGCCCGGAGCACTGCCCGGGCCGCGGCAACGCTGATTCCGGGAGCCGCGCTGCAGGCATGGCGGGCCTCACTCGAACTGGGATGCCCGGACGAGGTCGCGCGAGAGATCGTGCGCACGCTGGCGCGGGCCGCGGGCGCGGGAGGAATGGTCGGAGGGCAGGCCCTCGACCTCGAGTCCGAGGGCCGGACCCTGTCGCCGGACCAGCTGGACCGGCTGCACGCGCTCAAGACCGGGGCGCTCCTGGCGGCGGCCCCCCGGATCGGCGGGCTGGCCGCCGGGGCCGGCACGCGCCGCATCGAATCCCTTGATCGCTACGGGCGCGCGCTGGGGCTGGCATTCCAGATAGCGGACGATATTCTGGACGCCACATCCTCGGCGGATCAGCTGGGAAAGCACCCCAGCGACCAGGCCCTCAGCAAGTCGACCTACGTCGGCCTCTACGGGCTGGACCGGGCCCGCGGTCGGGCGCTCCGGCAGGTCTCCCTGGCAAACCGGGCACTGGCGGATGCCGGCCTCGATTCCCGGCCCATGGCGGCCATCGCCGGATATGTCGTGCACCGCAGCCGGTAG
- the dxs gene encoding 1-deoxy-D-xylulose-5-phosphate synthase, translated as MAILDYVKRPADVRRLSRSQLPDFVREVRERLIDVVAKVGGHFGGSLGVAELTVALHYVFDTPRDRIVWDTGHQAYIHKILTGRNDRLHTIRRKDGLAPFLRRAESDFDVFGAGHAATSISAAVGMAIGRDHKDEDFDVVAVIGDGAIGCGLAYEALNNAGASERNLIVVLNDNDMSIAPNVGAMNKYLNGVITNPLYNRVRDQVKELMQRVPTTISDVMQSATGRFEESVKHLFVPGMLFEELGFRYFGPFNGHDIHMVVNTLQRVRRMKGPVLVHLVTQKGKGYEPAEEDPVKWHASSPWDKITGLSPKKPVGLPRYQKVFGRGLTDLAAEDDRIVAITAAMPSGTSTDIFDKAFPHRHFDVGIAEAHGVTSAAGMATEGVRPVVAIYSTFLQRGFDSIVHDVALQDLPVMFCMDRAGVAGADGPTHHGAFDIAYMLLVPGMTVTAPKDGDELIALMKTGLTHDAGPYSIRYPRDAVPAAVPPTSEIDAVPYGSWEVVREGSDMAILAVGTMVLEALSAADELAAAGIDATVVNCRFLKPFDEEVLERVLGSHERILTVEEGTVINGFGAFMAREIQARAGSRPTVRTMGLPDVFIEHGDRGLLLAEVGLDAEGIAREALRLAGRSPEIRVMATRESA; from the coding sequence GTGGCCATTCTGGACTACGTCAAGCGACCGGCGGACGTGCGCAGGCTCTCGCGTTCCCAGCTGCCGGACTTCGTGCGCGAGGTGCGCGAACGCCTCATCGATGTTGTCGCGAAGGTTGGGGGACACTTCGGGGGAAGCCTGGGCGTCGCCGAACTCACGGTGGCGCTGCACTACGTCTTCGACACCCCCCGCGACCGCATCGTGTGGGACACGGGCCACCAGGCCTACATCCACAAGATCCTCACGGGGCGGAACGACCGTCTGCACACCATTCGCCGCAAGGACGGCCTGGCTCCCTTCCTGCGCCGGGCCGAGTCGGACTTCGACGTCTTCGGAGCCGGACACGCCGCGACCTCCATCTCGGCGGCGGTGGGGATGGCCATCGGACGCGATCACAAGGACGAGGACTTCGACGTCGTCGCGGTCATCGGGGACGGCGCCATCGGGTGCGGGCTCGCCTACGAAGCCCTGAACAACGCGGGCGCGAGCGAGCGCAACCTCATCGTGGTCCTCAACGACAACGACATGTCGATCGCTCCCAACGTGGGGGCGATGAACAAGTACCTGAACGGCGTCATCACCAACCCCCTCTACAACCGGGTGCGCGATCAGGTGAAGGAGCTGATGCAGCGCGTCCCCACGACCATCTCCGACGTGATGCAGTCCGCCACCGGCAGGTTCGAGGAGAGCGTGAAGCACCTGTTCGTGCCCGGCATGCTCTTCGAGGAGCTGGGATTCCGCTACTTCGGGCCCTTCAACGGGCACGACATCCACATGGTGGTCAACACCCTGCAGCGGGTCCGCCGCATGAAGGGGCCGGTGCTGGTGCACCTCGTGACGCAGAAGGGGAAAGGTTATGAGCCCGCGGAGGAGGACCCCGTCAAGTGGCACGCGTCCTCCCCCTGGGACAAGATCACCGGGCTTTCGCCGAAGAAGCCGGTCGGGCTGCCCCGTTACCAGAAGGTCTTCGGCAGGGGGCTGACCGATCTCGCGGCGGAGGACGACCGCATCGTGGCCATTACGGCCGCAATGCCGAGCGGAACCAGCACCGACATTTTCGACAAGGCGTTCCCGCACCGCCACTTCGACGTGGGCATCGCGGAGGCGCACGGTGTGACATCGGCCGCCGGCATGGCCACGGAAGGGGTGCGCCCGGTGGTGGCCATCTACTCCACGTTCCTGCAGCGGGGCTTCGACTCCATCGTGCACGACGTCGCCCTGCAGGATCTTCCGGTGATGTTCTGCATGGATCGGGCGGGGGTGGCGGGCGCCGACGGCCCGACCCATCACGGCGCCTTCGACATCGCCTACATGCTGCTCGTTCCGGGAATGACGGTCACCGCGCCCAAGGACGGCGACGAGCTCATCGCCCTGATGAAGACCGGCCTGACCCACGACGCGGGCCCCTACAGCATCCGCTACCCGCGCGACGCGGTTCCCGCCGCGGTTCCGCCGACCTCGGAGATCGATGCGGTCCCGTACGGGAGCTGGGAAGTCGTGCGCGAGGGATCGGACATGGCGATTCTCGCGGTGGGAACCATGGTCCTGGAAGCGCTTTCAGCGGCCGACGAACTGGCTGCCGCGGGCATCGACGCGACCGTCGTCAACTGCCGCTTCCTGAAGCCCTTCGACGAGGAAGTGCTCGAGCGCGTGCTCGGCTCGCACGAGCGCATCCTGACGGTCGAAGAGGGTACCGTCATCAATGGCTTCGGAGCCTTCATGGCGCGCGAGATCCAGGCGCGCGCGGGATCGCGCCCGACCGTGAGGACGATGGGGTTGCCGGACGTCTTCATCGAGCACGGCGACAGGGGGCTGCTGCTGGCGGAGGTGGGACTGGACGCGGAGGGGATCGCGCGGGAAGCCCTGCGCCTGGCCGGGCGCAGCCCCGAAATCCGCGTGATGGCGACCAGAGAGAGCGCGTAA
- a CDS encoding NAD(+)/NADH kinase: MVPPPVRRIGIFALPGQPGLAPALARLDELARRFGIEMACEPEVLAHAPPGARPLRPGEPGLDLLITLGGDGTLLRGARKVTGTETPVLGINLGHLGFLTSSSGSDLATAFERLRGGDFTLDYRITLEAAILDEDGNQGDRQVALNDFVVHNSGAARVSRLDLFVGHDGVTDEIGSFSADGVIVSSPTGSTAYSLSAGGPIIAPGVDCILVTPICPHTLAVRPLVLAADERVIIREVDPSGDLVLTVDGQEAVAVVPGSVVEIRTGTVRVPLLRFPGYTFFSTLRRKLNWALKSPSGA, from the coding sequence ATGGTGCCGCCTCCCGTCCGCCGCATCGGCATCTTCGCGCTTCCCGGGCAGCCGGGGCTCGCGCCGGCGCTGGCGCGCCTCGACGAACTCGCGCGCAGGTTCGGCATCGAGATGGCCTGCGAGCCGGAAGTCCTCGCGCATGCGCCGCCGGGCGCGCGCCCTCTCCGGCCCGGAGAACCGGGGCTGGATCTGCTGATCACGCTGGGCGGGGACGGAACGCTGCTGCGGGGCGCGCGCAAGGTCACGGGAACCGAAACTCCCGTCCTCGGCATCAACCTCGGGCACCTGGGCTTCCTCACCTCGTCTTCCGGCTCCGACCTTGCCACCGCGTTCGAGCGGTTGCGCGGCGGCGACTTCACCCTCGACTACCGTATTACACTCGAGGCGGCCATCCTCGACGAGGACGGAAACCAGGGCGATCGGCAGGTGGCGCTCAACGATTTCGTAGTCCACAACAGCGGGGCGGCCAGGGTCTCGCGCCTCGACCTGTTCGTGGGGCATGACGGGGTCACCGACGAGATCGGCAGCTTCAGCGCCGACGGGGTGATCGTTTCCTCGCCCACCGGTTCGACGGCCTACTCCCTGTCGGCCGGCGGTCCCATCATCGCCCCGGGGGTGGACTGCATCCTGGTGACTCCGATCTGCCCGCACACGCTCGCGGTGCGCCCCCTGGTGCTGGCCGCGGACGAGCGCGTCATCATCAGGGAAGTGGATCCATCGGGCGACCTGGTGCTGACCGTTGACGGCCAGGAGGCAGTGGCCGTCGTGCCCGGTTCGGTCGTGGAGATCCGGACCGGCACGGTGCGCGTGCCCCTGCTTCGCTTTCCCGGATACACCTTCTTCTCCACCTTGAGACGAAAGTTGAACTGGGCCCTGAAATCTCCTTCAGGTGCATGA
- the recN gene encoding DNA repair protein RecN, with translation MLIELRIRDYAVIDDLTLAGAPGLNAVSGETGSGKSLVANALSCLLGERASPGVVRVGASRAMIEAAFDIEDCGPVRGKLEELGLGADGDVLVLRREVARRGRNRAWVNDSSATVGLLRELGRHLVDLHGQHEHQSLLRPAEQARLLDSLARATGRASAVAALCGELKALERERERLEARIRELEARADFIRFQLGEIEGATLQDGEDTALETEATRLEHADELARNAGGAYEELYAGDAAVTVRIRAVQAALADIIRLDGSLGEVSELLEQSYQAASEAGRFLGDYASSLEHDPRRLEDVRTRLDRIFRLKRKYGPALEDVFETGRRLAAQLEEIETSSFDIATLERRIRQTGARLEREAAALSETRCKAASKLERRVTALFPELGLEGGTFSVALGPLAEVGPGGAERVEFLASLNPGFPPAPLGRIASGGELSRVMLALKSILGAADRVPTLVFDEIDAGVGGEIANAVGARLQETGRAHQVLAITHLAQIASRASHHVLVEKRLSPDDGMIRTRASVLDGGTRVHEIARMLGGDPDSAASREHARELLRVAGQEVAGAVL, from the coding sequence ATGCTGATCGAACTGCGCATACGCGACTACGCGGTAATCGATGACCTGACGCTGGCCGGGGCGCCGGGCCTCAACGCCGTGTCGGGCGAGACCGGGTCCGGCAAGTCCCTGGTGGCGAACGCCCTCTCCTGCCTGCTGGGCGAACGGGCCTCTCCCGGGGTGGTCCGGGTGGGTGCCTCCCGTGCCATGATCGAGGCCGCCTTCGACATCGAGGACTGCGGGCCGGTCCGCGGGAAGCTCGAGGAGCTGGGTCTCGGCGCGGACGGCGACGTGCTGGTCCTGCGGCGGGAAGTGGCGCGCCGGGGACGCAACCGCGCCTGGGTAAACGATTCGTCCGCCACGGTGGGGCTCCTGCGTGAACTGGGCCGCCACCTGGTCGACCTGCACGGGCAGCACGAGCACCAGAGCCTGCTCCGGCCCGCCGAACAGGCCAGACTGCTGGATTCCCTTGCGCGCGCAACCGGAAGGGCGAGCGCCGTTGCCGCGTTGTGCGGCGAACTGAAGGCGCTGGAGCGCGAGCGGGAGCGGCTGGAAGCGAGGATCCGTGAACTCGAGGCGCGCGCCGACTTCATCCGCTTCCAGCTCGGCGAGATCGAAGGCGCCACGCTCCAGGACGGGGAGGACACGGCGCTCGAGACGGAGGCGACCCGGCTCGAACACGCCGACGAACTGGCGCGCAACGCGGGGGGCGCCTACGAGGAGCTCTACGCGGGTGACGCCGCCGTCACGGTGCGCATCCGCGCGGTGCAGGCCGCGCTCGCCGACATCATCCGCCTGGACGGCTCGCTGGGCGAGGTCTCGGAGTTGCTGGAGCAGTCCTACCAGGCGGCGAGCGAGGCGGGGCGCTTCCTGGGGGACTACGCGAGTTCGCTGGAGCACGATCCACGCCGGCTGGAAGACGTCAGGACCCGCCTCGACCGCATCTTCCGGCTGAAGCGCAAGTACGGACCCGCGCTGGAGGACGTGTTCGAGACCGGGCGCCGGCTGGCGGCGCAGCTCGAGGAGATCGAGACCAGCTCGTTCGACATCGCCACTCTCGAGCGACGCATCCGCCAGACCGGGGCCCGCCTGGAGCGGGAGGCGGCAGCCCTGAGCGAAACGCGATGTAAGGCGGCGAGTAAACTTGAGCGCCGGGTTACAGCGCTGTTCCCCGAGCTGGGGCTCGAGGGGGGCACCTTCTCGGTTGCGCTGGGCCCGCTGGCGGAGGTGGGGCCGGGCGGCGCGGAGCGGGTGGAGTTCCTGGCCTCGCTCAACCCCGGGTTTCCGCCCGCGCCCCTCGGCCGGATCGCCAGCGGCGGGGAGCTTTCGAGGGTGATGCTCGCCCTCAAGTCGATTCTGGGCGCAGCCGATCGGGTTCCGACCCTGGTGTTCGACGAAATCGACGCCGGGGTAGGGGGCGAGATCGCCAACGCGGTCGGGGCGCGGCTCCAGGAGACGGGGCGGGCCCACCAGGTGCTCGCCATCACCCACCTCGCCCAGATCGCATCGCGGGCGAGTCATCATGTGCTGGTCGAGAAGCGGCTCTCGCCGGATGACGGCATGATCCGTACGCGGGCCTCCGTCCTGGACGGGGGCACGCGCGTGCATGAGATCGCGCGCATGCTGGGCGGCGACCCGGATTCGGCGGCTTCCCGCGAGCACGCCCGCGAGCTGTTGCGCGTCGCGGGGCAGGAGGTTGCCGGGGCTGTCCTCTAG